Proteins encoded together in one Triticum dicoccoides isolate Atlit2015 ecotype Zavitan chromosome 7B, WEW_v2.0, whole genome shotgun sequence window:
- the LOC119340582 gene encoding uncharacterized protein LOC119340582: MLRKMKKWKHEHDEVPHTSPALPSAQVQQPQLQQTVPNNRCFLHYPPDLTQPKEITYSSCQLKPKVEKSDYFNSASAKSIGKFFSEAGPEPGVLHSSSLREMVVFPHGPGAVMPTYEAVLQEQLRETENRAKELKQEWQTSGCTVIVDSWKSKCDKSFVSVLVHCSKGTQFLRSIDVSEITEDLDELESMLSRVVDDVGAHNIVQIVMNDVSPHMQMARQYVLNKYDSFFFVLCADHCINLLLEKIAALEHVSEVLMKAREITRFLYGYALPMKLKGRYVQEEILSSSYLRFVAVFITLERLVSARVGLVQMISSPEWVPSGWACLDLFERIQSIVKTDDEFWHAAAEVVKVTKPLLSVLYKLESDICPMGILYEAMDRAKEEIFLNVGDESDFYWCMIDSIWDGYLHSPLHAAGQMLNPRIFYTAGFQPDAEISSGIATCTIQLGKAHYNARKASAQLEVYEKKLGYFDTDPAMQQIMELPQVQWWSTHGARVPDLQTLARRVLSQTCFGATRYNIDWSLSEKLHAEWEEMTPPEQERFRHKEYVHYNRVLAGAAPLLHGSSVRQHDRVTMVLHDWIRPQKQAAGRH; this comes from the exons ATGCTCAGAAAAATGAAGAAATGGAAGCATGAACATGATGAGGTTCCTCACACAAGCCCAGCCCTTCCATCTGCTCAAGTCCAGCAACCACAGCTACAACAAACTGTGCCCAATAACCGCTGCTTTCTTCATTATCCACCGGATCTGACGCAGCCCAAGGAAATCACATATAGTTCTTGTCAACTGAAACCCAAGGTTGAGAAAAGTGATTACTTCAATTCTGCGTCAGCAAAATCAATAGGCAAATTCTTCTCTGAAGCTGGACCTGAGCCTGGTGTTCTCCATTCATCATCTTTGAGGGAGATGGTTGTGTTTCCCCATGGGCCTGGGGCTGTAATGCCTACGTACGAAGCTGTTCTGCAGGAGCAACTAAGAGAAACTGAGAACCGCGCAAAGGAACTCAAGCAAGAGTGGCAAACAAGTGGCTGCACTGTAATTGTGGATAGTTGGAAGAGCAAGTGTGACAAAAGCTTCGTAAGTGTCCTGGTGCACTGCAGCAAAGGTACGCAGTTCCTCAGATCCATTGACGTCTCTGAAATCACTGAGGACTTGGATGAGCTAGAATCAATGCTTTCTCGCGTGGTTGATGATGTTGGTGCCCATAACATTGTTCAGATTGTCATGAATGACGTGTCACCCCATATGCAGATGGCACGGCAGTATGTGCTAAATAAATATGACAGTTTTTTCTTCGTGCTATGTGCTGACCATTGCATCAACCTTCTGCTTGAGAAAATAGCAGCGCTCGAGCATGTCAGTGAAGTCCTAATGAAGGCAAGGGAAATTACAAGGTTTTTATATGGCTATGCACTGCCAATGAAACTGAAAGGAAGATATGTTCAGGAGGAGATTTTGAGCAGTTCTTATCTGAGATTTGTGGCAGTGTTCATCACATTAGAGAGGTTAGTTTCTGCAAGAGTAGGTCTGGTGCAGATGATTAGCTCACCTGAATGGGTTCCCTCTGGTTGGGCTTGTCTTGATTTGTTCGAGCGTATCCAGAGTATAGTAAAGACAGACGATGAATTTTGGCATGCTGCTGCTGAAGTCGTGAAGGTTACAAAACCACTTCTCAGTGTGTTGTATAAACTGGAATCTGATATCTGTCCGATGGGTATCCTGTATGAAGCCATGGATAGAGCAAAAGAAGAGATATTTCTCAATGTTGGAGATGAAAGTGACTTCTATTGGTGTATGATTGACAGTATATGGGATGGTTACTTGCATAGTCCTCTCCATGCTGCTGGTCAGATGCTAAACCCAAGGATCTTTTACACAGCTGGATTCCAGCCTGATGCTGAGATCAGCAGCGGCATTGCGACCTGTACAATCCAACTGGGCAAGGCTCATTACAATGCCAGAAAAGCGTCTGCACAGTTGGAAGTGTATGAAAAGAAGTTGGGCTATTTCGACACAGATCCAGCAATGCAGCAAATCATGGAATTACCACAAG TTCAGTGGTGGTCGACGCACGGGGCTCGCGTGCCCGACCTGCAGACCCTGGCGAGGCGGGTCCTGAGCCAGACGTGCTTCGGCGCCACCAGGTACAACATCGACTGGAGCCTGTCGGAGAAGCTGCACGCCGAGTGGGAGGAGATGACGCCGCCCGAGCAGGAGAGGTTCCGGCACAAGGAGTACGTCCACTACAACCGcgtcctcgccggcgccgccccgctcctGCACGGCTCCTCCGTGAGGCAGCACGACAGGGTGACCATGGTGCTGCACGACTGGATCAGACCGCAGAAACAGGCCGCTGGTCGCCACTGA